A genomic window from Sulfurimonas sp. includes:
- a CDS encoding ferrous iron transport protein A: MKTLYDCKKDDKVKVIKLYADTELKQRLISFGIMKESILDVLEHTTTKSNIEIKVGKTRLALRSAEAKMIEVEKL, from the coding sequence ATGAAAACACTATATGATTGTAAAAAAGATGACAAAGTAAAAGTTATTAAACTATATGCTGACACAGAATTAAAGCAAAGACTTATCTCTTTTGGAATTATGAAAGAGTCGATTTTAGATGTTTTAGAACATACGACTACAAAAAGCAATATCGAGATTAAAGTCGGTAAAACAAGACTAGCACTAAGAAGTGCTGAAGCGAAAATGATAGAGGTAGAAAAACTGTGA
- the rsfS gene encoding ribosome silencing factor yields MQNRVKKIVEILDKNKAESIEVFDLSDKEYIVDTAIIATSLGGRHTLALLDHLRKDLKADEKISNVDESGDWVVVDLGDILIHIMTPEYRVKYDMETFLSEIGETKEAL; encoded by the coding sequence TTGCAAAACAGAGTTAAAAAAATAGTAGAAATTCTAGATAAAAACAAAGCTGAATCAATAGAAGTATTTGACTTAAGCGATAAAGAATACATAGTAGATACTGCGATTATAGCAACATCTTTAGGTGGCCGTCATACTTTAGCACTTCTTGACCATTTAAGAAAAGATTTAAAAGCTGATGAAAAAATCAGCAATGTAGATGAAAGCGGTGACTGGGTTGTAGTTGACCTTGGAGATATACTGATCCACATAATGACACCCGAGTATCGTGTAAAATACGATATGGAAACTTTTTTAAGCGAGATTGGTGAAACAAAAGAGGCTCTATAA
- a CDS encoding OprD family outer membrane porin encodes MKLKNLNLLAIGLLLSSSNALADLKNDKITLKPNMTLQYNKGQKSVDSITDMFSEGEFYGRLRVNTFKWDWSKSAAGLDNKALGVGGSFVYKSAKLSGFSATVGLYTSQNPSFYRMEVHEVGDVKAGKDTFSRYDTDATGKFGMSVLGQAYLQYDVSKTSLKVGRQLFESVFTKSNDTKMIPNTFDGVSATIKELPQTTIQLAYFTAQKLRDHTSSHDVLAVNGWVENDDSAINKSLTTTLIGHKNELIIATITNTSVNNLKANLSVANVPDVITNVTAEAHYAIPVGSFKVVPGVRYMQQFDNLDTTANVACLKGLDETVGYKKPTDLDSSLLALRLDVKDKAFLARLGYSEIADEADIIAPWRGFPTGGFTRAMAQYNWYANTKTYMARVGYDFDKAGILDGFNIFARYAIQDFDDKKDSVQADTNILHVDAMQNIGDNLQAKVRVGLVSADDKILKSNGTSYKTDVSYNEYRFELNYFF; translated from the coding sequence ATGAAACTAAAAAATTTAAACTTACTAGCTATTGGTCTTTTACTTTCAAGCAGTAATGCCTTAGCAGATTTAAAAAACGATAAAATAACTTTAAAACCAAATATGACTTTGCAATATAACAAAGGACAAAAATCAGTTGATTCAATAACTGATATGTTCTCAGAAGGTGAATTCTATGGAAGACTTAGAGTAAATACTTTCAAATGGGACTGGTCTAAAAGTGCAGCAGGCTTAGATAATAAAGCATTAGGTGTGGGAGGTAGTTTTGTGTATAAATCTGCTAAACTTTCAGGCTTTAGTGCAACAGTAGGTTTATACACTTCGCAAAATCCATCTTTTTATAGAATGGAAGTTCATGAAGTTGGTGATGTAAAAGCTGGTAAAGATACTTTTAGCCGCTACGATACTGATGCTACCGGAAAATTTGGAATGAGTGTACTTGGTCAAGCTTATTTACAATATGACGTTTCAAAAACATCACTTAAAGTTGGACGTCAACTTTTTGAATCTGTTTTTACAAAATCAAATGATACAAAGATGATACCAAATACATTTGACGGTGTTAGTGCTACTATAAAAGAACTACCTCAAACTACGATACAGCTAGCATATTTTACAGCACAAAAGCTTCGTGATCATACAAGTTCTCATGACGTCTTAGCAGTAAACGGATGGGTTGAAAATGATGATTCAGCAATTAATAAAAGTTTAACAACTACTTTGATTGGACATAAAAATGAACTAATAATCGCAACTATTACAAATACTTCTGTTAATAATTTAAAAGCAAACCTAAGTGTTGCAAATGTACCGGATGTTATTACAAACGTAACGGCAGAAGCCCACTATGCGATACCGGTAGGTAGTTTTAAAGTGGTTCCAGGTGTTAGATATATGCAGCAGTTCGATAACTTAGATACTACTGCAAACGTAGCTTGTTTAAAAGGTTTAGATGAGACAGTCGGTTATAAAAAACCAACAGATTTAGACTCAAGTCTTTTAGCCTTAAGATTAGATGTTAAAGATAAAGCATTTTTAGCAAGACTTGGTTACTCTGAAATTGCAGATGAAGCAGATATTATTGCTCCTTGGCGTGGATTCCCAACAGGTGGGTTTACTCGTGCAATGGCACAGTATAACTGGTATGCAAATACAAAAACTTATATGGCAAGAGTCGGGTATGATTTTGACAAAGCAGGAATATTAGACGGTTTTAATATTTTCGCACGTTACGCAATTCAAGATTTTGATGACAAAAAAGATAGTGTTCAGGCTGATACAAATATATTACATGTAGATGCTATGCAAAATATAGGTGATAATCTTCAGGCTAAAGTTAGAGTCGGTTTAGTAAGTGCGGATGATAAAATATTAAAGTCTAACGGGACATCATACAAAACAGATGTATCTTACAACGAATACCGTTTTGAATTAAACTACTTCTTCTAA
- the nadD gene encoding nicotinate (nicotinamide) nucleotide adenylyltransferase: protein MESIALFGGSFDPPHNGHKAIVEAAQNLKEIDKVVVMPTYLNPFKSKSHLKADQRLNLVKEMFKDYDNVEVSDFEVLKKQKTASIVTVKHLLKTYDKIYLIIGADNLASLDKWQDYDQLKKLVTFIVATRDNIEIPKKYITLNVDENISSTEIRGKIAKQS from the coding sequence ATGGAATCAATCGCACTTTTTGGTGGATCATTTGATCCCCCGCATAACGGACATAAAGCTATTGTAGAAGCTGCACAAAATTTAAAAGAAATTGACAAGGTGGTAGTTATGCCAACCTATCTAAACCCTTTTAAATCAAAATCTCATCTTAAAGCTGATCAAAGATTAAACTTAGTCAAAGAGATGTTCAAAGATTATGATAATGTTGAAGTATCAGATTTTGAAGTTTTAAAAAAACAAAAAACAGCTTCAATAGTAACTGTAAAACATCTGCTTAAAACGTACGATAAGATATACTTGATAATTGGTGCCGACAATCTTGCTTCATTAGATAAATGGCAGGATTATGACCAACTAAAAAAGTTAGTTACTTTTATAGTAGCTACAAGAGATAATATTGAGATTCCAAAAAAATATATAACACTAAATGTTGATGAAAATATTTCATCTACAGAAATTAGAGGTAAAATTGCAAAACAGAGTTAA
- the gap gene encoding type I glyceraldehyde-3-phosphate dehydrogenase, giving the protein MALKIAINGFGRIGRCVARIAASRADVEIVAINDMASIDMMLYLLKNDSVHGTFSSDIEQVNENTISIDGQNIRIFSDRDPKKLDFASCGADMVLECTGVFLTQESAQVHIDNGVEKVLFSAPAKDKETATFVMGVNEHLYDGQKIVSNASCTTNCLGPVAKVLDDAFGIEKGLMTTIHSYTNDQNILDVKHSKDKRRARAGAINMIPTTTGAAKAIGLVLPQLLGKLHGQSVRVPTPNVSMVDLNVVVGKKTTKEEVTDVFNKAAETNLKGLLLMDKDMRVSQDFVGCEYSSIVAEDLTQVIDGDMVKVMAWYDNEWGYSMRLLDMAVHISK; this is encoded by the coding sequence ATGGCACTTAAAATAGCAATAAATGGTTTTGGAAGAATAGGTCGTTGTGTTGCAAGAATAGCAGCTTCAAGAGCTGATGTTGAAATTGTAGCTATCAATGATATGGCTAGTATAGATATGATGTTGTATCTTCTTAAAAATGACTCAGTTCACGGTACGTTTAGTAGTGATATTGAGCAAGTTAATGAAAATACTATTTCAATTGATGGGCAAAATATTCGTATATTCAGTGACCGTGATCCTAAAAAATTGGATTTTGCATCTTGTGGTGCTGATATGGTTTTAGAGTGTACAGGTGTATTTTTAACTCAAGAATCTGCTCAAGTTCATATTGATAACGGTGTTGAAAAAGTTCTTTTCTCAGCTCCTGCAAAAGATAAAGAAACAGCTACTTTTGTTATGGGTGTAAATGAACATTTATATGATGGACAGAAGATAGTGTCTAATGCATCATGTACTACAAACTGTTTAGGTCCTGTTGCAAAAGTTCTTGATGATGCATTTGGTATTGAGAAAGGTCTTATGACTACTATTCACTCATATACTAATGATCAAAACATCCTTGATGTTAAGCACTCAAAAGATAAGCGTCGTGCTCGTGCTGGTGCCATCAACATGATCCCTACAACTACTGGTGCTGCAAAAGCAATCGGTTTAGTTCTTCCTCAACTTCTAGGAAAACTACACGGTCAGTCTGTACGTGTGCCTACACCTAATGTATCTATGGTTGATTTAAATGTTGTAGTTGGTAAAAAAACTACAAAAGAGGAAGTTACTGACGTATTTAACAAAGCGGCAGAGACTAACTTAAAAGGCCTTTTACTTATGGATAAAGATATGCGTGTATCTCAAGACTTTGTAGGTTGTGAGTACAGCTCAATAGTTGCAGAAGATCTAACTCAAGTGATCGATGGTGATATGGTAAAAGTTATGGCATGGTATGACAACGAATGGGGTTATTCTATGCGTTTACTAGACATGGCTGTACATATTTCAAAATAA
- a CDS encoding response regulator transcription factor: MKKILMIEDDLELAEILTEYLEQFEFKVITEDDPFKAVSILKLEPFDLVILDLTLPGMDGLEVCEAIRERQDIPIIISSARSDVTDKVKALELGADDYLPKPYDPRELEARIQSVLRRYAAKVEAKEESKSDFKCDKSSMTITYKNRNIELTNAEFGILSYMISKQGLVVSREDLIHNVNAINEDSSNKSIDVMVGRIRNKLGDKTLIESVRGVGYKLLK, from the coding sequence ATGAAAAAAATACTAATGATAGAAGATGATCTTGAACTTGCTGAGATACTTACAGAGTATCTTGAGCAGTTTGAGTTTAAAGTTATTACAGAAGATGACCCTTTTAAGGCAGTAAGTATATTAAAACTAGAGCCTTTTGACTTGGTAATATTAGACCTTACTTTACCGGGAATGGATGGTTTAGAAGTTTGTGAAGCAATTCGTGAGCGTCAAGATATCCCTATAATTATCTCAAGTGCAAGAAGTGATGTTACGGACAAAGTAAAAGCTCTTGAACTTGGAGCTGATGATTATCTACCAAAACCTTATGACCCGAGAGAACTTGAAGCTCGCATTCAGTCGGTTCTACGTCGTTATGCTGCGAAAGTAGAAGCTAAAGAGGAATCAAAATCGGATTTTAAATGTGATAAGTCTTCAATGACGATCACTTATAAAAATAGAAATATTGAACTTACAAATGCAGAGTTTGGAATACTTTCATATATGATCTCAAAACAAGGTTTAGTAGTATCCCGTGAGGATTTAATCCATAATGTAAATGCAATTAATGAAGACTCTTCAAATAAAAGTATAGACGTAATGGTTGGGCGTATTAGAAATAAACTTGGTGATAAAACACTAATTGAATCAGTTCGCGGTGTCGGATACAAGCTACTTAAATAG
- a CDS encoding ArsS family sensor histidine kinase has translation MIQRHGVLITVLFALIVSIISVSAVFWEFHKLNKQQYIDHIFTKQAIISQIFRQHKQRSTSEIMLEANLAVYKINIIDQNKIEDILEKGEFLKQKGEKSVDTQMLMNSQGFLTKKIVRDYTTSMFSYKNTIYFYLQTPDSSLLLQDEELQPYRYFNLLYTYTTVLLIIFISFFLILQRLRPLIRLRRKIAVYGDGNMNISFKMKGNDEIASIANELEATKDKINNIMDSRTLFLRNIMHELKTPIAKGTIATQMLKTDKQRDRFSSIFGRLECLVNEFALIEEVTSLGDKTEFKEYRVVDIIDGAIDMAMVERESVDVDIDTSVKVNVNYRLYTTAIKNMIDNAIKYSPDKKVKIRMINNELSFESKGECLKHPLKFYIEPFTKENPSKNSFGLGLYLVDSILKAHNRVLAHEYENGMNRFIFA, from the coding sequence ATGATACAACGCCACGGAGTTTTAATAACTGTACTATTTGCACTTATAGTGTCTATTATAAGTGTAAGTGCAGTTTTTTGGGAGTTTCATAAACTTAACAAACAACAATACATAGACCATATTTTTACAAAACAAGCCATAATCTCTCAAATATTTAGACAACATAAACAACGTAGCACTTCAGAGATTATGCTTGAAGCAAACTTGGCTGTATATAAAATCAACATAATAGATCAAAATAAAATTGAAGATATTTTAGAAAAAGGTGAGTTCTTAAAACAAAAAGGGGAAAAGAGTGTAGATACCCAGATGCTAATGAATTCACAAGGTTTTTTAACAAAAAAAATTGTCCGTGACTACACAACCTCTATGTTCTCATATAAAAATACAATATATTTTTATCTTCAAACACCTGATAGTTCTCTTCTTTTACAGGATGAAGAGTTACAGCCTTACAGATATTTTAATCTATTATATACATATACGACAGTTTTACTTATTATATTTATCTCATTTTTTCTAATACTTCAAAGGTTACGCCCACTTATTCGTTTAAGAAGAAAAATTGCCGTATATGGTGATGGAAATATGAATATAAGTTTTAAGATGAAAGGGAATGATGAGATCGCTTCAATAGCAAATGAACTTGAAGCTACAAAAGACAAGATTAACAATATAATGGATTCTCGTACACTGTTTCTAAGAAATATTATGCATGAACTAAAAACACCTATTGCAAAAGGAACGATTGCAACACAGATGCTAAAAACCGATAAACAGCGTGACAGGTTTAGCTCAATATTTGGGCGACTGGAGTGTTTGGTTAATGAATTTGCTTTAATAGAAGAAGTTACAAGTTTAGGTGATAAAACAGAGTTTAAAGAGTATAGAGTTGTTGACATAATAGATGGTGCTATAGATATGGCTATGGTTGAGCGTGAGAGTGTTGATGTAGATATTGATACAAGTGTAAAAGTAAATGTTAACTACAGGCTTTATACTACGGCTATAAAAAATATGATAGACAATGCTATAAAATACTCACCGGATAAAAAAGTTAAGATAAGGATGATCAACAATGAACTCTCTTTTGAGAGTAAAGGTGAGTGTTTAAAACATCCACTAAAATTTTATATAGAACCGTTTACAAAAGAGAACCCTTCAAAAAATAGTTTTGGCTTAGGACTATACCTGGTAGACTCCATACTCAAGGCGCATAACAGAGTTCTAGCCCATGAATATGAAAACGGAATGAATAGATTTATATTTGCGTAA
- a CDS encoding phosphatidylcholine/phosphatidylserine synthase — translation MKFLFTSSSQFNLANMFTFVNITAGLLAVYFITEQNFFVAIIMAWIGGAFDIFDGKIARKYGLSNEFGIQLDSFADFLSFVLVPVFLIFEAVYANANIGNLIIVAGAISIYYVISGLRRLIYFNINADAGQVENYFTGVPTPLGAILLWLVYLGYIYSVIPVYLVMGIMILIGWSLNSKIKVKHL, via the coding sequence ATGAAATTTCTTTTTACTTCTTCTTCTCAATTTAATCTTGCAAACATGTTTACGTTTGTAAATATCACAGCTGGTCTATTAGCCGTTTATTTTATAACTGAACAAAACTTTTTTGTAGCAATTATTATGGCATGGATAGGCGGAGCTTTCGATATATTTGATGGAAAAATAGCTAGAAAATACGGTTTGTCAAATGAATTTGGAATTCAATTAGATAGTTTTGCAGACTTTTTAAGTTTTGTTCTCGTACCTGTATTTTTAATTTTTGAAGCTGTATATGCTAATGCAAATATTGGTAATCTAATTATAGTTGCTGGAGCAATAAGTATCTACTACGTTATATCAGGTTTAAGACGTCTTATATACTTTAATATAAATGCAGATGCAGGACAAGTTGAAAATTACTTTACAGGTGTACCTACTCCGCTTGGAGCTATACTATTATGGCTTGTTTATCTTGGGTATATATATTCTGTAATTCCAGTTTACTTAGTTATGGGGATAATGATTTTAATTGGTTGGAGTTTAAATTCGAAGATCAAAGTAAAACATTTATAG
- a CDS encoding DoxX family protein, with protein MFYSPDIAKLLLRVSVGVLMLFHGFEKVINGISGVRYLTTNAGLPEFFAYGVFIGELVFPVLIILGLYARIASVGLAFNMLMAILLAHSSTLFELGKHGAPTFELPFLYLIMCISIFMLGSGKYAVNAK; from the coding sequence GTGTTTTATTCCCCAGATATCGCAAAGTTATTATTAAGAGTAAGTGTAGGTGTTTTGATGTTGTTCCACGGCTTTGAAAAAGTGATCAACGGTATTAGCGGTGTTCGTTATCTTACGACAAATGCAGGGTTACCGGAATTTTTTGCTTATGGAGTATTTATTGGTGAGCTTGTTTTTCCGGTGTTGATTATCTTAGGTTTATATGCAAGAATAGCATCAGTAGGACTAGCGTTTAATATGTTAATGGCTATATTGTTAGCTCATAGTTCAACTCTGTTTGAGCTTGGAAAACACGGTGCTCCTACTTTTGAACTCCCATTTTTATATCTAATTATGTGTATATCTATCTTTATGTTAGGTAGTGGAAAATATGCAGTAAACGCAAAGTAA
- the feoB gene encoding ferrous iron transport protein B, with amino-acid sequence MNTEPKVCPVTADHIKVALVGQPNVGKSMLINSISNAHLHVGNFTGVTVEKSEVLFDYKDYHFTVVDLPGTYAFTDYTIEERVTHDYLCDKGYDLIVNVVDSTNLEKNLQLTSELMTLGKNLVIALNMSDEAEKEGINILEKYMSKLVGVPCVKVSAATKKGIDDLLEAILEESQKEIKTPKLIFSEAVEQEITTIATHLEKHKFESRNLYRNIAINLLKNNKQTYARLHDDPVWTELQPVLLEATKHIELHHDSDDVKEAFAEEYASFNRGIVAEVLIQEKVEEKKTLTEKIDSVLIHQFFGIPIFLFFMWSLFQLTFEIGSIPMDWIDSFFGWAGETIGATIANDDVRSLVVDGLIAGVGAVVLFVPNIVILFIGIALLESTGYMARVAFLLDGFFHRFGMHGQSFIPLVTGFGCSIPAYMSARILKNDRDRLLTLFIIGFMSCGARLPVYVLFAGAFFSEQMAGNVLFGIYIGGAILGLIAAKILKLTAFKGVDEPFVMEMPKYRLPSLKLIWHTVVTKTLMYLKKAGTFIAAASMLIWFLSNYPHNLELEKSFESKIELAKSDDEAARLENALAEELLEQSYLGKIGKFTEPIFAPLGFDWKMNVALQTGLAAKEVVVSTLGVLYSLGDSVDEENRSLKNIIKNEISFASAMAFIVVVMVYLPCLAASIVFTREAGHVKYFFYLLGFTSIVAYLLGFITYNVVSMLI; translated from the coding sequence GTGAATACAGAACCAAAAGTTTGTCCTGTAACAGCTGACCATATAAAGGTAGCACTAGTTGGACAACCAAATGTTGGTAAGAGTATGCTTATCAACTCAATCTCAAATGCACACTTACATGTAGGTAATTTTACCGGTGTAACGGTTGAGAAATCAGAAGTACTTTTTGATTATAAAGATTACCATTTTACGGTAGTTGATCTTCCTGGTACTTATGCTTTTACAGATTATACGATTGAAGAGAGAGTTACTCATGACTATTTGTGTGATAAAGGGTATGACTTAATAGTCAATGTTGTGGATTCAACAAATTTAGAGAAAAACCTGCAACTTACATCAGAGCTTATGACTCTAGGTAAGAATCTGGTTATCGCACTAAATATGAGTGATGAAGCGGAAAAAGAGGGCATAAACATTTTAGAAAAATATATGTCTAAATTAGTCGGTGTACCTTGTGTAAAAGTATCAGCTGCTACAAAAAAAGGTATAGATGATCTACTAGAAGCGATTTTAGAAGAATCACAAAAAGAGATTAAAACTCCTAAGTTAATTTTTAGTGAGGCTGTCGAGCAGGAGATCACAACAATCGCTACTCATCTAGAAAAACATAAATTTGAGTCAAGAAACCTTTATAGAAATATTGCTATTAATCTATTAAAGAATAATAAACAAACGTATGCAAGACTTCATGATGATCCTGTTTGGACAGAGTTACAGCCTGTTTTACTTGAAGCAACAAAACACATAGAACTGCATCATGACAGTGATGATGTTAAAGAGGCGTTTGCAGAAGAATATGCTTCTTTTAACAGAGGTATAGTTGCAGAAGTTCTTATACAAGAAAAAGTCGAAGAAAAAAAGACTTTAACAGAAAAGATTGATAGTGTTTTGATCCATCAATTTTTTGGTATACCGATATTCTTATTTTTTATGTGGTCGTTGTTTCAACTAACATTTGAAATTGGTTCGATTCCTATGGACTGGATAGACTCTTTTTTTGGTTGGGCCGGTGAAACAATAGGTGCAACAATTGCAAATGATGATGTTCGATCACTTGTGGTTGATGGTCTCATTGCCGGAGTAGGGGCAGTTGTACTTTTTGTTCCAAATATTGTGATTTTATTTATAGGTATAGCGCTTCTTGAGTCAACAGGTTATATGGCAAGGGTAGCATTTTTATTAGATGGGTTTTTCCATAGATTTGGAATGCACGGACAGAGTTTTATACCACTTGTAACAGGTTTTGGGTGTTCAATTCCAGCGTATATGAGTGCAAGAATATTAAAAAATGATCGTGACAGACTTTTAACACTGTTTATTATAGGTTTTATGTCATGTGGTGCAAGACTACCTGTATATGTACTTTTCGCAGGAGCTTTTTTCTCTGAACAGATGGCAGGGAATGTGCTATTTGGAATATATATAGGTGGGGCTATACTTGGTTTAATAGCAGCTAAAATACTAAAACTTACTGCGTTTAAAGGTGTAGATGAGCCTTTTGTTATGGAGATGCCAAAGTATCGTTTGCCGTCATTAAAACTAATTTGGCACACGGTTGTTACAAAAACGTTGATGTATCTTAAAAAAGCAGGTACTTTTATAGCTGCTGCATCTATGTTAATTTGGTTTTTAAGTAACTACCCACATAATTTGGAACTTGAGAAGAGTTTTGAGTCTAAGATTGAGCTAGCTAAAAGTGACGATGAAGCCGCTCGATTAGAAAATGCTTTAGCTGAAGAGTTGTTAGAACAAAGTTATCTAGGTAAAATCGGTAAATTTACAGAACCTATATTTGCACCTTTAGGGTTTGACTGGAAGATGAATGTTGCACTTCAAACTGGACTTGCTGCAAAAGAGGTTGTTGTTTCGACTTTAGGAGTATTATATTCACTTGGTGATAGTGTTGATGAAGAAAACCGCTCCCTTAAAAATATAATTAAAAATGAAATTAGTTTTGCATCAGCAATGGCATTTATAGTAGTAGTTATGGTTTATCTTCCATGTTTAGCTGCATCTATAGTGTTTACTCGTGAAGCTGGACATGTAAAGTATTTCTTTTATTTGTTAGGATTTACATCAATAGTTGCATATCTGTTAGGATTTATAACTTATAATGTTGTTTCAATGTTAATTTGA
- the mltF gene encoding membrane-bound lytic murein transglycosylase MltF, with amino-acid sequence MRNLAKLRKRVKFIIFIVFPLSFFMFGWLSHSAYYPVHEIKKPTVLDTIKKNKVLNVVLLNAPSTYYIGAGGAQGFEYDLLKDYANHLGVKLNITSANTVKEAIELSKQEDIHITSSALAKTPQREKRFNFGPSYFEVQEQVICNRAMIKSGRFPRTVEDLDGLKIMVGEDTSYSETIVSLQNDGFDINASFTSEYSTEELLEMVANEQIDCTLAASNIYSLNQRYFTEIASAFTISGREQLAWVLAPNSKELEADMYSWLNSYNQSGRMAELKDHYYSHILYFDYYDTKMFYKRIKSRLPRYEKYFQKAEKEYGIPWKLIAAQSYQESHWNPRAKSFTGVRGLMMLTLSTAKHLGVKNRLDPKQSIMGGVRHLKQMIKAVPPEVEGENRIKFALAAYNIGMGHIKDAQVLAAKFGLDKNIWSDLKAVLPLLSQKRYYRSLKYGYARGSEPVRYVESIYDYKDILENYTNEQGDQNISVNQ; translated from the coding sequence ATGAGAAATTTAGCAAAATTAAGAAAACGCGTTAAATTCATTATATTTATCGTTTTCCCTCTTTCTTTTTTTATGTTTGGATGGCTTAGTCACTCTGCTTATTATCCTGTGCATGAGATCAAAAAACCTACAGTTTTAGACACAATTAAAAAAAATAAAGTTTTAAATGTTGTTCTGTTAAATGCTCCTAGTACATACTATATAGGTGCAGGCGGAGCACAAGGTTTTGAATATGATCTGCTAAAAGATTATGCAAACCATTTAGGTGTAAAGTTAAATATAACATCTGCAAATACTGTTAAAGAAGCAATAGAATTAAGTAAACAAGAAGATATACATATTACATCATCAGCTTTGGCAAAAACACCTCAAAGGGAAAAACGTTTTAACTTCGGTCCATCTTATTTTGAGGTTCAAGAACAAGTTATTTGTAACAGGGCTATGATTAAGTCCGGCAGGTTTCCGCGTACAGTTGAAGATTTAGACGGGCTAAAAATAATGGTAGGGGAAGATACAAGTTACAGTGAAACAATAGTATCTCTCCAAAATGACGGTTTTGATATAAATGCGAGTTTTACATCTGAGTATTCTACAGAAGAACTTTTAGAAATGGTAGCAAATGAGCAGATTGATTGTACACTGGCTGCTTCAAATATATATTCATTAAATCAAAGATATTTCACTGAGATAGCTTCAGCTTTTACTATAAGCGGACGTGAACAATTAGCCTGGGTATTGGCACCAAATTCAAAAGAACTTGAAGCAGATATGTATTCATGGTTAAATTCTTATAACCAAAGCGGTCGTATGGCCGAGTTAAAAGATCATTACTACTCACACATTTTATATTTTGATTACTACGATACAAAGATGTTTTATAAGCGTATTAAGTCAAGATTACCTAGATATGAAAAATATTTCCAAAAAGCTGAGAAGGAATATGGCATACCTTGGAAACTGATTGCTGCTCAGTCATATCAAGAATCACATTGGAATCCTAGGGCTAAAAGCTTTACAGGTGTTCGAGGACTTATGATGTTAACACTATCTACTGCAAAACATCTTGGTGTTAAAAACAGGCTTGATCCGAAACAGAGCATAATGGGTGGAGTAAGACATCTTAAGCAGATGATCAAAGCAGTACCGCCTGAGGTTGAGGGTGAAAACCGTATAAAGTTTGCATTAGCTGCATATAATATAGGTATGGGACACATTAAAGATGCACAAGTTTTAGCTGCTAAATTCGGTCTTGATAAAAATATTTGGAGTGATTTAAAAGCGGTACTGCCGCTTCTTTCACAAAAAAGATATTACAGATCTTTAAAATACGGTTATGCAAGAGGTAGTGAACCTGTGAGATATGTTGAATCAATCTATGATTATAAAGATATATTAGAAAATTATACAAATGAACAAGGTGATCAAAATATAAGTGTTAATCAATAA